In the genome of Nocardia sp. NBC_00416, one region contains:
- a CDS encoding LysR family transcriptional regulator: MSRFPSIDVQRLRWFAAVAEELHFARAAKALHISRQKLSHTVIDLETELGTKLFVPGAQPTQLTDAGQELLREARDIIARTENEAGTAAGAAPAALRVGFVPGVTVTKWERIWGQRFPDIPLELVAVAQADQESALREGRVDMCFVRLPIDRDGMNAIPLYRELPVVVVPKDHEISLFNEVSLADLADERLQDTADIDTVEAAIELVAAGVGVAIVPHSIARLHHRRDLVYRTVTDTDDTEVALAWPPTQTTASAEEFIGVVRGRSENSSRSPAGKGAEPEPRKPHPAEKRPRPARKPIAAKKKPARGRKR; this comes from the coding sequence ATGAGCCGGTTCCCCTCGATCGATGTGCAGCGCCTGCGCTGGTTTGCCGCAGTCGCGGAGGAGCTGCACTTCGCACGCGCCGCGAAGGCATTGCACATCTCCCGCCAGAAGCTCAGCCACACGGTCATCGACCTGGAGACCGAGCTCGGCACGAAGCTGTTCGTGCCGGGAGCGCAGCCGACCCAGCTGACCGACGCGGGACAGGAGTTGCTGCGGGAGGCACGCGACATCATTGCGCGGACCGAGAACGAGGCAGGCACCGCGGCGGGCGCTGCCCCCGCCGCGCTGCGGGTCGGGTTCGTGCCCGGCGTCACCGTCACCAAGTGGGAGCGGATCTGGGGCCAGCGGTTCCCGGATATCCCGCTCGAGCTGGTCGCCGTCGCCCAAGCCGACCAGGAGTCGGCGCTGCGCGAGGGCCGGGTCGACATGTGTTTCGTCCGCCTGCCGATCGACCGCGACGGCATGAACGCGATCCCGCTCTACCGTGAGCTGCCCGTCGTGGTGGTACCCAAGGACCACGAGATCTCACTGTTCAACGAGGTCAGCTTGGCCGATCTCGCGGACGAGCGCCTTCAGGACACCGCCGATATCGACACCGTGGAAGCCGCCATCGAACTCGTCGCCGCCGGAGTCGGCGTCGCCATCGTGCCTCATTCGATCGCCCGCCTGCACCACCGGCGCGACCTCGTCTACCGCACGGTGACCGACACCGACGACACCGAAGTCGCCCTGGCCTGGCCGCCGACCCAGACCACCGCCTCGGCTGAGGAGTTCATCGGCGTAGTGCGCGGCCGCTCGGAGAACAGCTCCCGATCCCCCGCCGGAAAGGGCGCCGAACCGGAACCGCGAAAGCCGCACCCCGCAGAGAAGCGACCGCGCCCCGCGCGGAAACCGATCGCCGCCAAGAAGAAGCCGGCACGGGGCCGCAAACGCTAG
- a CDS encoding DUF5997 family protein, whose product MSPDKKPQMMKPLTAANKLGIYLPAAPEEFRNNPISRTELDELRTNPPQWLTELHRTGPFPRDVVARKLGVSNSGLARAGVSDALTVDEVAAFLADTPEWLIRERENYAAVRAEDERVQAKEAERRAATNRAAKGR is encoded by the coding sequence GTGAGCCCGGACAAGAAACCGCAGATGATGAAGCCGCTGACGGCGGCGAACAAGCTCGGCATCTATCTGCCGGCGGCTCCCGAAGAGTTCCGGAACAACCCGATTTCCCGAACCGAGCTGGACGAGCTCCGCACGAACCCGCCGCAGTGGCTCACCGAGCTGCACCGCACCGGACCGTTCCCGCGCGACGTCGTGGCCCGCAAGCTCGGCGTCTCCAACAGTGGCCTGGCCCGAGCCGGAGTGTCCGACGCGCTCACCGTCGACGAGGTCGCCGCTTTCCTCGCGGATACGCCGGAGTGGCTCATCCGCGAACGCGAAAACTATGCCGCCGTGCGCGCCGAGGACGAACGGGTCCAGGCCAAGGAGGCCGAACGCCGGGCGGCGACCAACCGGGCGGCGAAGGGCCGTTGA
- a CDS encoding VOC family protein yields the protein MTIHRMDHAGIVVEDLAAAVAFFVELGLELEGEATVGGQWADDLLGLDGVRADIAVVRTPDGHVRVELSTFHSPTTTNTAPKAPVNTPGILRLTFVVDDVDDVLDRLRAHGAELVGTVARYEDIYRYCYVRGPDGIIIGLVEELQ from the coding sequence ATGACGATCCACCGGATGGATCACGCAGGCATTGTGGTCGAGGACCTCGCGGCCGCTGTCGCGTTCTTCGTCGAACTGGGCCTGGAACTGGAGGGCGAAGCAACAGTCGGTGGCCAATGGGCCGACGACCTCCTCGGACTGGACGGCGTCCGCGCGGATATCGCCGTCGTACGGACTCCGGACGGCCATGTCCGGGTCGAGCTCTCGACCTTCCACTCGCCGACGACCACCAACACTGCGCCGAAGGCGCCGGTGAATACCCCGGGCATCCTTCGCCTGACGTTCGTCGTCGACGACGTCGACGACGTCCTCGACCGCCTGCGCGCCCACGGCGCCGAACTCGTGGGCACGGTAGCCCGGTACGAAGACATCTACCGGTACTGCTACGTCCGCGGACCCGACGGCATCATCATCGGCCTGGTCGAGGAACTCCAGTGA
- a CDS encoding cytochrome P450 — protein sequence MTKSLPSSETDTAGCPYSAPGRTGAPLRDALYTEEYAADPHRVFAQMRRRHPALAPVELAPGIPATLVIGYHTAIRIFNDPEHFPADARSWEKTVPADHPLMPMMGWRPNVMRSTGREHARYRQAITAALDGVDLFSMHQTVETVAAPLINDFCLDGEAEIIGQYAFPLTFQVLNAMLGCPPDLGQHIAAGMAAMFEGGAAATDADARINEALLELVALKRAEPGRDITSRLLAHPAQLQDSEMVHQLAVLYGAGIEPLTNLTVNTLLLMITDPRFTGTSSPGAAPTTRDALNELLYTDPPMANYCLSYPRQPIMLDGVWLPADQPVIIGMSACNNDPAIHSGQYTDNNAHLAWGAGPHACPAKSIAYMVAQNAIDQLLDALPEMRLACPIEQLHWRPGPFHRALSAMPVMFPPSPPLGL from the coding sequence TTGACCAAGTCCCTCCCGTCGTCCGAAACCGATACCGCCGGATGCCCGTACTCCGCGCCCGGCCGGACCGGCGCTCCCCTTCGTGATGCTCTGTACACCGAGGAATATGCCGCCGATCCGCATCGTGTCTTCGCTCAGATGCGTCGTCGGCACCCAGCTCTCGCGCCGGTGGAGCTGGCCCCTGGGATTCCGGCCACCTTGGTGATCGGGTATCACACCGCGATTCGGATCTTCAATGACCCCGAACACTTTCCGGCCGATGCGCGTTCGTGGGAGAAGACCGTTCCGGCCGACCACCCGCTCATGCCGATGATGGGATGGCGACCCAATGTGATGCGCAGTACCGGACGGGAACATGCCCGGTACCGGCAGGCGATCACGGCTGCCCTCGACGGGGTCGATCTGTTCTCCATGCACCAGACTGTGGAAACGGTTGCCGCCCCACTGATCAACGACTTCTGCCTGGACGGTGAAGCCGAAATCATCGGCCAGTACGCCTTCCCGCTGACCTTCCAGGTGCTCAACGCCATGCTGGGTTGCCCCCCGGATCTCGGGCAGCACATCGCTGCCGGCATGGCCGCCATGTTCGAAGGCGGCGCGGCAGCCACCGACGCGGACGCCAGGATCAACGAAGCACTCTTGGAGCTGGTCGCGCTCAAACGAGCCGAACCCGGCCGCGACATCACCTCTCGTCTGCTGGCCCATCCGGCGCAGCTCCAGGACTCGGAGATGGTGCACCAGTTGGCCGTGCTCTACGGGGCGGGGATCGAGCCGCTGACGAATCTGACGGTGAACACCCTGCTGCTCATGATCACCGACCCCCGGTTCACCGGCACATCGTCACCCGGTGCGGCGCCGACGACGCGGGATGCGCTCAACGAGCTGCTGTACACCGATCCGCCGATGGCGAACTACTGCCTGAGCTACCCGAGGCAGCCGATCATGCTCGACGGCGTCTGGTTGCCCGCCGACCAGCCGGTGATCATTGGCATGTCGGCCTGCAACAACGATCCGGCGATCCACTCGGGTCAGTACACCGACAACAACGCGCATCTGGCCTGGGGTGCCGGCCCGCATGCCTGCCCCGCCAAGTCGATTGCCTATATGGTCGCCCAGAATGCGATCGATCAGTTGCTCGACGCGCTCCCCGAAATGCGGCTTGCCTGTCCGATCGAGCAACTGCATTGGCGGCCAGGGCCTTTCCATCGCGCACTCTCGGCGATGCCGGTGATGTTCCCGCCCTCTCCGCCACTCGGTCTCTGA